In Streptomyces sp. NBC_01231, the sequence TCGGCGGCCTGGGCCAGATACCGCAGCTGCCCGCACATCACGTCCCGCTCGGCCACTTGCCGGTGCAGCACAGCCTCTTCCAGCACCACCCACAGTCTTGGGGCATCGGGGTACTCCAGCAGTTCCTGCCGTGCCAGGCGCAGCTCGGCTCTACGCTCGACGACCGTCTGGTCCTCGCTCGCCTGGCTGTCCGCGGCCGCCACGGCCCGCGCATATTCCGGCGTCTGCAGCAGCCCCGGAATCAGCAACACCTCATAGGTGCGGATGATGGACGCTGCCTCTTGCAATCCGATGAACTTGTCGAACCACTTGGGCACCACATCGTCGAACTGGTGCCACCACCCGGATTCGTTGGAGCGCCCCACCAGCGCGAGAAACTCCGCAGTTTCCTCCGCATCGACGCCGTACAACCGCAACAGATCGGCGACGTCACGTCCCTTCAGCTGAACCTCGCCCCGCTCAAGACGACTGATCTTCGAATCGGAGCACCGCAACGCATCACTCGCCGCGATCGGACTCAGCCCCGCCTCCAGCCGCAGCCGGCGCAGCTGGGCAGCAAGAATCAGATGCAGCGCCGTAGGGTTGTGCCGGGGAGCAGAAAGGTATCGCTCCAACTTGGGCAACCGATTCGGCTGGGCAGCGGACATGGGGGCTCCTGCATGGGATCATGAAATAAATGCCAGTTTCCCACCATGGAACACGCAGTGCGCCCCAAGAGCGTTATGTCCCGTTATTCGACCAGTGCATCGAACTCGCCGTCCCGCGCCCCCGCGAGGAACGCGACGATCTCGGCGCGCGTGTAGATCAGCGCAGGCCCTTCAGGGTCGCGCGAGTTGCGCACAGCCACGGCTCCGCCGGGCAGGGCGGCCATCTCGACGCAGTTGCCCTCCATCGCGCTGCGCCGACTCCTGACCCAGGTGACGTGCTGAAGCGTGCTTGCCGGGACACCGTTGACGATCTGCTGCATTACCGCCTTCTTTCGCTAACGCGTCCGAATATCCCTCTTGTTGACGGCGTGATAGATAGTCACCGTGGGTATGCGCGTCCTCCTCAAGGATGGGGTGTGCAATTTCAGAAGCAATTGCATCGACGGGCGACTGGCGAGGATACTGGCCGGGGCCAGGCATTCTGAATGCTGCCGATCGAGGTGGCGTGCGGGGAGATGAGCAGTGCCGACACAAGACACGACTACAGCGTGTCACGCCAAGAATGTTGACGATGCATCTGAATCGGTCGAACCTCCAGCACCTACCAGAGGACTGTCCACGGCCTCCCAAGAGGGTGACTGGGGGCTCCTCATGGGCATCAGCGCGGCCGAATTTGCCGCCCGCAGTTTCAGTGCCAACCCCGCAGGGCTGCAGCATGCCCGACACTTCGCCCGAAAAGTCCTGAACGAATGGGGGCTTACCGCCTATACCGATGATGCTGTCATCATCGTCGGAGAGTTGATCGCCAACGCCGCCCGGCACGCACTGGAACCAGACAGCCACGACGAAACCGCCGATACAGCCTGGCTCGGACTCGTGCGAAGGCAGCAGGCCGTCATATGCGCAGTGGCGGATCCGAGCCCTTGCGCGCCCACGCTCCAACACCCAGGCCAGCTCAGCGAATCTGGACGAGGCCTGCAGATCATCGAAGCCCTCAGCGACTCCTGGGGCTGCTCCCAGCCGCAGAGCTCAGGAAAGATGGTGTGGGCCCGGG encodes:
- a CDS encoding helix-turn-helix domain-containing protein; the encoded protein is MSAAQPNRLPKLERYLSAPRHNPTALHLILAAQLRRLRLEAGLSPIAASDALRCSDSKISRLERGEVQLKGRDVADLLRLYGVDAEETAEFLALVGRSNESGWWHQFDDVVPKWFDKFIGLQEAASIIRTYEVLLIPGLLQTPEYARAVAAADSQASEDQTVVERRAELRLARQELLEYPDAPRLWVVLEEAVLHRQVAERDVMCGQLRYLAQAAERPNIRVQVIPFTAPQCVTSGFPITHLRFDPPELPEIVYLEHVRDAVYLDKAEETEQYRSILDGLLNAAECPQASLQRIQDAALRYC
- a CDS encoding DUF397 domain-containing protein, with the protein product MQQIVNGVPASTLQHVTWVRSRRSAMEGNCVEMAALPGGAVAVRNSRDPEGPALIYTRAEIVAFLAGARDGEFDALVE
- a CDS encoding ATP-binding protein, with the protein product MGISAAEFAARSFSANPAGLQHARHFARKVLNEWGLTAYTDDAVIIVGELIANAARHALEPDSHDETADTAWLGLVRRQQAVICAVADPSPCAPTLQHPGQLSESGRGLQIIEALSDSWGCSQPQSSGKMVWARVPTLPQQP